From a region of the Calonectris borealis chromosome 2, bCalBor7.hap1.2, whole genome shotgun sequence genome:
- the NOL7 gene encoding U3 small nucleolar RNA-associated protein NOL7 has product MARRQKAAGAGKRGPPAALLSPPSSEDEADEAPEEVTFGVAREAAETERKLVGEAARRHRELLKEKRRRRQELFTEQKKRKLLPEAVLQELAAAPPVGADGQAAAANQGEGCGGGAAKQRQGQRQVKTDKQRKGARSTGNYTALCLKDQSLTGLHQQLAKDFLNTHLYGPDTNRAQANEFFSLENKKNPVKKAAVQFVDKSWGQEKKQRATRFKKRWLSTQIKNRV; this is encoded by the exons ATGGCGCGGCGGCAGaaggcggcgggcgcgggcaagcgcgggccgcccgccgcgctccTCAGCCCTCCCTCCTCGGAGGACGAGGCGGACGAGGCCCCGGAGGAGGTGACCTTTGGCGTGGCGAGGGAGGCGGCCGAGACCGAACGGAAGCTGGTGGGGGAGGCGGCCCGGAG GCACCgggagctgctgaaggagaagcggcggcggcggcaggagctgTTCACGGAGCAGAAG AAACGGAAGCTGCTTCCCGAGGCCgtgctgcaggagctggccgccgcgccgcccgtaGG AGCCgatgggcaggctgcagcagctAACCAAG GTGAAGGCTGTGGAGGTGGGGCTGCAAAGCAGAGGCAAGGCCAAAGGCAGGTGAAGACAGACAAGCAAAGAAAGGGTGCCAG GTCAACAGGAAACTATACGGCTCTGTGCTTAAAAGATCAGAGTTTAACAGGCCTCCACCAACAGCTCGCCAAAGACTTTTTAAACACTCATCTCTATGGACCAGACACCAACCGGGCACAGG caaatgaatttttttcccttgaaaataagaaaaacccAGTTAAAAAAGCTGCAGTTCAGTTTGTGGACAAATCTTGGG ggcaagaaaaaaagcaaagagcaacaaGGTTTAAAAAACGCTGGCTCTCAACACAGATTAAGAATAGAGTATGA
- the SIRT5 gene encoding NAD-dependent protein deacylase sirtuin-5, mitochondrial isoform X2, whose amino-acid sequence MLSKHPNPAHIAIAECERRLSKQGRSVVVITQNIDELHRKAGTKHLLEIHGSLFKTRCTNCGNVAANYKSPICPALAGKGAPDPETEDATIPVEDLPQCEEDGCNGLLRPHVVWFGETLDPDILTEVEKELEICDLCLVVGTSSVVYPAAMFAPQVSARGVPVAEFNMEATPATNRFRFHFPGPCGTTLPPALARHQTEIIS is encoded by the exons ATGTTGAGCAAACACCCAAATCCTGCGCATATCGCCATTGCGGAGTGCGAAAGGCGACTGAGCAAGCAAGGAAGGAGCGTTGTGGTCATTACTCAGAATATTGATGAACTACACAGAAAGGCAGGCACAAAGCACCTCTTAGAAATTCATG GTAGTTTATTTAAAACTCGATGCACCAACTGTGGAAACGTGGCTGCGAATTACAAGAGTCCAATATGCCCTGCATTGGCCGGGAAAGG GGCTCCAGATCCTGAAACGGAAGATGCCACAATTCCAGTTGAAGACCTTCCTCA GTGTGAGGAGGACGGCTGCAATGGGCTCCTCCGTCCCCACGTTGTGTGGTTTGGTGAAACGCTGGATCCCGACATTCTCACAGAGGTTGAGAAGGAGCTTGAGATATGCGACCTCTGCTTGGTA GTTGGGACCTCCTCTGTGGTGTATCCTGCTGCTATGTTTGCCCCTCAGGTATCCGCCAGAGGAGTGCCAGTTGCAGAATTTAACATGGAAGCCACTCCTGCTACAAATAGATTCAG GTTTCACTTCCCGGGCCCCTGCGGGACCACTCTGCCGCCGGCGCTGGCCCGCCACCAGACCGAGATCATCTCCTGA